In Bacillus thuringiensis, the DNA window ATATCAGTTTTACTGCTAAGTAAAATATTAAGCAATTTTTTCAATAATAATAGATGCACTCGTACCAAGAGCTAATGATAGCCCAAGCCCTGTAACAATTACTTCAACTAATGATGGAGTTGTCGTAATTTGCGTAATTGCTTGAACAACAATAGGTGCTCCAACTGAAATTAAACTCGTTCCAGTACCTGGTACAGGTACTCCGTTCACTTGAACTGTAAGTCCACCTAATAGACTTACTGCTGCAGTGTATACGATAACAGTAATTTTATAGAATCCAGTTTCACTAATTACGAAAGTATCAGCATCTAATTGAGAAATTGCTGTACCGAACTGAGATCCAACAGTATTAAATGGTACTGGATCATTAATTCCTAGATCTAAAGAGATCCCACCGGAGTTAAATGCATACAATCCTGCTGGAAGTCCTAGCCCTGATGGTCCAGTAGGCCCAGTCGGTCCGGTAGCCCCAGTCGGTCCAGTAGCCCCAGTATCACCAGTCGGTCCGGTAGGTCCAGTAGCCCCAGTATCACCAGTCGGTCCGGTAGGTCCAGTAGCCCCAGTGTCACCAGTCGGTCCGGTAGGTCCAGTAGCCCCAGTGTCACCAGTCGGTCCGGTAGGTCCAGTAGCCCCAGTGTCACCAGTCGGTCCGGTAGGTCCAGTAGCCCCAGTATCACCAGTCGGTCCTGTAAGTCCTGAAGGCCCGGTAGGTCCAGTCGGTCCAGTAGGCCCGGTAGGCCCGGTAGGTCCAGTCGGTCCAGTAGGCCCGGTAGGTCCGGTAGGTCCAGTCGGAAGGGTAAACGGTGGTATCGGTGGTAATGTTGGTCCTACAAGATTAGGGTCAAATGCACTAGCTGATAAAGATTCATCGGGATTTAATCCATCTGAATAATTATTATTTGACATAAATTCACCTCCATAAAGCGTTCATTATATAGTAGATGCAAAACCGAAAGAAAATGACACGGACATTTGAATTATTGAAAAGAAATCTTAAACTGCTTGTGCAAGTTAAAAAAGTGGAAAGTTTGTTGTATGTATAACATATGATTGATTTGGAAGAGGGTGATTATGTTGAACAAGCAAGGAATTACAATTAGTTTATGTATGATTGTTCGAGATGAGGAAAATACAATCGGTCGATGTTTAGATGCAGTAGAAAAAATTGTTGATGAAATTATTGTAGTTGATACAGGTTCCATTGATCGAACGAAAGAAATTGTAACTCAATATACTTCCAACATATATGACTTTCCATGGATTAATGATTTTGCGGCAGCTAGAAATTTTTCTTTTTCGAAAGCAACACAAGAATATATATTATGGCTAGATGCTGATGATGTGTTATTAGAAGATGCTCAAGAAGCGTTGAAAC includes these proteins:
- a CDS encoding BclA C-terminal domain-containing protein translates to MSNNNYSDGLNPDESLSASAFDPNLVGPTLPPIPPFTLPTGPTGPTGPTGPTGPTGPTGPTGPTGPTGPSGLTGPTGDTGATGPTGPTGDTGATGPTGPTGDTGATGPTGPTGDTGATGPTGPTGDTGATGPTGPTGDTGATGPTGATGPTGPTGPSGLGLPAGLYAFNSGGISLDLGINDPVPFNTVGSQFGTAISQLDADTFVISETGFYKITVIVYTAAVSLLGGLTVQVNGVPVPGTGTSLISVGAPIVVQAITQITTTPSLVEVIVTGLGLSLALGTSASIIIEKIA